One stretch of Paramormyrops kingsleyae isolate MSU_618 chromosome 4, PKINGS_0.4, whole genome shotgun sequence DNA includes these proteins:
- the cct5 gene encoding T-complex protein 1 subunit epsilon: MSTLGTLAFDEYGRPFIIIKDQDKKSRLTGLDALKSHIMAAKAVANTLKTSLGPNGLDKMMVDKDGEVTITNDGATILSMMDVDHQIAKLMVELSKSQDDEIGDGTTGVVVLAGALLEQAEQLLDRGIHPIRIADGYDQAARIAIRQLDKIGDSFLVDPNNTEPLIQTAMTTLGSKVINRCHRQMAEIAVNAILTVADMERKDVDFELIKMEGKVGGKLEDTQLIKGVIVDKEFSHPQMPKVLKDVKIAILTCPFEPPKPKTKHKLDVTSVEDYRALQKYEKEKFEEMIRQVKENGANLAICQWGFDDEANHLLLQSELPAVRWVGGPEIELIAIATGGRIVPRFCELTPEKLGTAGLVKEICFGTTKDRMLVIEECQNSRAVTIFIRGGNKMIIEEAKRALHDALCVIRNLVRDNRVVYGGGASEIACALAVNQAADKCPSLEQYAMRAFADALEIIPMALAENSGMSPIQTMTEVRARQVKENNPALGIDCLHQGTNDMKQQHVIETLIGKKQQISLATQVVKMILKIDDIRNPGESED; encoded by the exons ATGTCTACTTTGGGAACCCTCGCCTTCGATGAATATGGGCGTCCATTCATCATTATCAAGGACCAGGATAAAAAATCCCGCCTGACGGGCCTGGACGCTCTGAAG TCTCACATCATGGCGGCGAAGGCGGTGGCAAATACGCTGAAAACTTCTTTGGGTCCCAACG GTCTCGACAAGATGATGGTAGACAAGGATGGCGAGGTGACGATCACCAATGACGGGGCCACCATCCTCAGCATGATGGACGTGGATCACCAGATCGCCAAGCTGATGGTGGAGCTGTCCAAGTCACAGGATGATGAAATTGGAGATGGAACCACCGGTGTAGTGG TACTTGCCGGCGCCCTTCTGGAGCAAGCTGAGCAGCTGCTAGACCGGGGGATCCACCCGATCCGCATCGCCGACGGCTACGACCAGGCAGCCCGCATCGCCATCAGGCAGCTGGATAAGATCGGCGACAGCTTCCTTGTGGACCCCAATAACACAGAGCCCCTCATCCAGACAGCCATGACAACCCTCGGCTCCAAAGT GATCAATCGCTGCCACAGGCAGATGGCCGAAATTGCCGTCAATGCCATTCTGACCGTGGCGGACATGGAAAGGAAGGATGTCGACTTCGAGCTCATCAAGATGGAGGGCAAAGTGGGCGGGAAGCTGGAGGATACGCAGCTAATCAAGGGCGTCATCGTGGACAAGGAGTTCAGCCACCCGCAGATGCCCAAG gttttgaaGGACGTGAAAATCGCCATCCTCACCTGCCCGTTCGAGCCGCCCAAACCCAAGACGAAGCACAAGCTGGACGTGACGTCCGTGGAGGACTACAGAGCCCTGCAGAAGTACGAGAAGGAGAAATTCGAAGAAATGATCCGGCAG GTGAAGGAGAACGGTGCAAACCTGGCCATCTGTCAGTGGGGCTTCGACGACGAGGCCAATCACCTGCTGCTGCAGAGCGAGCTTCCTGCCGTGcgctgggtgggggggcccgAGATCGAG CTGATTGCCATCGCCACGGGCGGCCGCATCGTGCCCCGCTTCTGCGAGCTGACCCCGGAGAAGCTGGGCACCGCGGGGCTGGTGAAGGAGATCTGCTTCGGCACCACCAAGGACCGCATGCTGGTGATCGAGGAATGCCAGAACAGCAGGGCCGTCACCATCTTCATCAGGGGCGGCAACAAGATG ATCATCGAGGAAGCCAAGCGTGCCCTCCACGACGCCCTGTGTGTCATCCGTAACCTGGTACGCGACAACCGCGTCGTGTACGGAGGTGGCGCTTCTGAGATCGCCTGCGCTCTCGCCGTCAACCAAGCCGCCGACAAG TGCCCCTCCTTAGAGCAGTACGCCATGAGAGCGTTTGCCGACGCCCTGGAGATCATCCCCATGGCCCTAGCAGAGAACAGCGGGATGAGCCCCATTCAGACCATGACCGAGGTCCGTGCCAGACAGGTGAAGGAGAACAATCCAGCGTTGGGAATCGACTGCCTGCATCAGGGCACCAATG ACATGAAGCAGCAGCACGTGATCGAGACGCTGATCGGCAAGAAGCAGCAGATTTCTCTGGCCACGCAGGTGGTGAAGATGATCCTGAAGATCGACGACATCAGGAACCCGGGCGAGTCGGAGGATTAA